The proteins below come from a single Dryobates pubescens isolate bDryPub1 chromosome 16, bDryPub1.pri, whole genome shotgun sequence genomic window:
- the LOC104306575 gene encoding protocadherin beta-15-like, with amino-acid sequence MPGIREDAVWLLGRGMAWNERRSGGSPRQVILFLLCVCVWQSGAESLRYSLAEEMERDSFVGNIAQDLGLAPSQLAARKARVVSEGNQQLFRLNPSTGVLTAKDSLDREEICPQSETCTLFFTLFLDNPLQLIRGEVEVVDVNDNSPVFPEKEMVLNILETTSTGSRFPLESARDKDVGSNGLQNYSLESNSRFSLAVKTRNDGVKYAELVLDQQLDREEQQELHLLLIATDGGSPPRSGTAQVRIVVLDANDNTPIFSREVYEVRLAENSSPGQVVIRIWATDPDEGSYGKVQYAFTQISDGSRPLFDLNPDTGEIRVAGNVDFEEMKKHEMMVRATDGGGLSAHCKVQVEVVDVNDNAPEIQLTSHTASVPEDAPPRTLVALFSVRDQDSGDNGRTECTIDGDLPFTLTPTFDNYYELRTNAALDRETTAEYNISIRATDWGPQRLSSRQSLWVQVSDVNDNAPAFSQELYSMWVTENNSPMVRIGSVQASDADAGSNARVQYALVREEGEEQPAVSVSSESGDVYVVRSLDYERVRALEVWVSAADGGWPALSARALLRVLVRDENDNAPVVLHPGAESGAGAGELVPRWAPAGYLVAKVVAVDADAGQNAWLSYELAKATEPGLFRLGLHSGELRTARAVAERDAPRHRLVVLVRDRGQPPRSASATLAIALLHDFSDAHVRLSQDAPPAEPDDTLTLYLIACLACVSALCLATGLAALLMKLRRDRQRQAEPLPTFPTAVAESDAGSLPRSLVYDVCLATGTLSSDFHFLGPLLPCFPAGISPGPAPQRSSMCSQEASSFGEGGDCTAQVRNWSQGEWGVGMGHHWGRIVSPVQGLLMVQRDTVGREDERVEKVSEQLVGCF; translated from the coding sequence ATGCCGGGAATCCGGGAGGACGCTGTCTGGCTTTTGGGGAGAGGAATGGCGTGGAACGAGAGACGGAGCGGAGGCAGCCCCAGGCAAGTGATCTTGTTCCTTCTGTGCGTTTGCGTGTGGCAGAGCGGGGCCGAAAGCCTCCGCTATTCTCTGgcggaggagatggagagggactccTTTGTGGGCAATATTGCCCAGGACCTGGGGCTTGCTCCgagccagctggcagctcgCAAGGCGCGCGTTGTGTCGGAGGGGAACCAGCAGCTTTTCCGCCTCAACCCGAGCACCGGAGTGCTGACGGCCAAGGATTCTCTGGACCGAGAGGAGATCTGTCCTCAGAGCGAGACCTGCACGCTCTTCTTTACACTCTTCTTGGACAATCCGTTGCAGCTGATCCGAGGGGAGGTGGAGGTTGTTGACGTGAATGACAATTCTCCCGTCTTCCCGGAGaaggaaatggttttaaacaTTCTTGAAACGACATCTACAGGGTCCCGTTTCCCTCTAGAAAGCGCCCGTGACAAGGACGTGGGTAGCAATGGCTTACAGAATTACAGCCTGGAGTCCAATTCGCGTTTCTCCCTCGCTGTCAAAACAAGGAATGACGGAGTAAAATACGCAGAGCTGGTTTTAGATCAGCAGCTGGACCGCGAAGAGCAACAGGAGTTGCATTTACTACTTATTGCTACAGACGGAGGCTCTCCACCCAGATCGGGCACGGCTCAGGTCCGGATCGTAGTGCTGGATGCCAATGACAACACTCCCATATTTAGCCGTGAGGTCTACGAGGTGCGCCTGGCAGAAAACAGCTCCCCGGGGCAGGTGGTGATCAGAATCTGGGCAACAGATCCCGACGAAGGGTCCTATGGGAAAGTGCAGTACGCCTTCACACAGATATCGGATGGGTCCCGTCCGCTTTTCGATCTGAACCCTGACACGGGGGAGATTCGTGTAGCAGGTAATGTGGATtttgaagaaatgaaaaaacATGAGATGATGGTGAGAGCTACAGACGGCGGGGGTCTGTCTGCGCATTGCAAAGTGCAGGTGGAGGTCGTGGACGTGAATGACAACGCCCCGGAGATACAGCTGACCTCCCACACTGCCTCCGTTCCCGAGGACGCTCCGCCACGCACCCTGGTGGCCCTTTTCAGTGTGCGGGACCAGGATTCCGGCGACAATGGCAGGACAGAGTGCACCATCGATGGGGACTTGCCCTTCACTCTCACCCCAACTTTCGACAATTACTACGAGCTGAGAACCAACGCGGCGCTGGACAGGGAGACGACGGCAGAGTATAACATCAGCATCCGAGCGACGGACTGGGGCCCGCAGCGCCTGAGCTCTCGGCAGAGCCTGTGGGTGCAGGTGTCGGACGTGAACGACAACGCCCCCGCCTTCAGCCAGGAGCTCTACAGCATGTGGGTGACGGAGAACAACAGCCCCATGGTGCGCATCGGCAGCGTGCAGGCCAGCGACGCGGACGCGGGCAGCAACGCGCGCGTGCAGTACGCGCTGGTGCGTGAGGAGGGCGAGGAGCAGCCGGCGGTGTCGGTGAGCTCGGAGAGCGGCGACGTGTACGTGGTGCGCTCGCTGGACTACGAGCGGGTGCGCGCCTTGGAGGTGTGGGTGAGCGCGGCCGACGGCGGCTGGCCGGCGCTGAGCGCGCGGGCGCTGCTGCGCGTGCTGGTGCGCGACGAGAACGACAACGCGCCGGTGGTGCTGCACCCTGGTGCCGAGAGCGGCGCGGGCGCGGGCGAGCTGGTGCCGCGCTGGGCGCCGGCAGGCTAcctggtggccaaggtggtgGCGGTGGACGCGGACGCGGGGCAGAACGCCTGGCTGTCCTACGAGCTGGCCAAGGCCACGGAGCCGGGGCTCTTCCGCCTCGGGCTGCACAGCGGCGAGCTGCGCACGGCGCGGGCCGTGGCCGAGCGCGACGCGCCCCGACACAGGCTCGTCGTGCTCGTGCGAGACCGCGGCCAGCCGCCGCGCTCGGCCAGCGCCACCCTCGCCATCGCCCTGCTCCACGACTTCTCCGACGCCCATGTGCGCCTCAGCCAGGACGCGCCGCCCGCCGAGCCCGACGACACGCTCACTCTCTACCTCATCGCCTGCCTGGCCTGCGTCTCCGCGCTCTGCCTGGCCACcggcctggctgccctgctcatgAAGCTGCGGCGGGACAGGCAGAGACAGGCCGAGCCCTTGCCCACCTTCCCGACAGCTGTCGCCGAGAGCGATGCGGGTTCCTTGCCCCGCAGCCTTGTCTACGACGTGTGCTTGGCCACCGGCACCCTGAGCAGCGACTTTCACTTCCTCGGTCCACTCTTGCCCTGCTTCCCTGCCGGGATatctcctggccctgctccacagcGGAGCTCGATGTGCTCGCAAGAGGCATCCAGTTTCGGGGAAGGAGGTGACTGCACTGCACAGGTGAGGAACTGGAGTCAAGGCGAGTGGGGAGTAGGGATGGGACATCACTGGGGCCGTATTGTCTCCCCGGTGCAAGGACTGTTGATGGTGCAGAGGGATACAGTGGGGCGGGAGGATGAAAGAGTAGAGAAGGTCTCAGAACAGCTGGTAGGCTGCTTCTAA
- the LOC104304278 gene encoding protocadherin beta-15, with the protein MAWNGRWSGGSLRQVILFLLCFSVWQSGAESLRYSLAEEMERDSFVGNIAQDLGLTPSQLAARKARVVSEGNQQLFRLNPSTGVLTAKESLDREEICPQSETCTVFFTVFLDNPLQLIRGEVEVVDVNDNSPVFPEKEMVFEIPETTLPGSSFPLKNARDKDVGSTGLQNYSLESNSHFSLAVTTRNDGAKYAELVLDQQLDREENMEMNLLLTATDGGSPPRSGTALIRIVVLDANDNTPMFNQKVYNLHLAENSPLGQLVVRVHATDADEGSNGKVQYTLTETLEGYEQLFDLNPDTGEIRVAGNVDFEEMKKHEMMVRATDGGGLSAHCKVQVEVVDVNDNIPEIQLTSHTASVPEDAPPRTLVALFSVRDRDAGDNGRTECTIEGDLPFTLTPTFGNFYELRTNAALDRETTAEYNISIRATDWGPRRLSSRQSLWVQVSDVNDNAPAFSQELYSMWVTENNSPMVRIGSVQASDADAGSNARVQYALVREEGEEQPAVSVSSESGDVYVVRSLDYERVRALEVWVSAADGGWPALSARALLRVLVRDENDNAPVVLHPGAESGAGAGELVPRWAPAGYLVAKVVAVDADAGQNAWLSYELAKATEPGLFRLGLHSGELRTARAVAERDAPRHRLVVLVRDRGQPPRSASATLAVALLHDFSDAHVRLSQDAPPAEPHDTLTLYLIACLACVSALCLATGLAALLMKLRRDRRKHDEPLPTFPTAVAESDAGSLPRSLVYDVCLATGTLSSDFHFLGPLLPCFPAGMSPGPAPQRHSMCSQEASNFGEGVDCAAQGRAPRSENAGPRPAEAACAANIGVELNVTSDQNPWLTRHTGTQNQLTELLGNGRRERSRTARRLAEAFPHHS; encoded by the exons ATGGCGTGGAACGGGAGATGGAGCGGAGGCAGCCTCAGGCAAGTGATCTTGTTCCTTCTGTGCTTTTCCGTGTGGCAGAGCGGGGCCGAAAGCCTCCGCTATTCTCTGgcggaggagatggagagggactccTTTGTGGGCAATATTGCCCAGGACCTGGGGCTTACTCCgagccagctggcagctcgCAAGGCGCGCGTTGTGTCCGAGGGGAACCAGCAGCTTTTCCGCCTCAACCCGAGCACCGGAGTGCTGACGGCCAAGGAGTCTCTGGACCGAGAGGAGATCTGTCCTCAGAGCGAGACCTGTACGGTCTTCTTTACGGTCTTTTTAGACAACCCGTTGCAGCTGATCCGAGGGGAGGTGGAGGTTGTTGACGTGAATGACAATTCTCCCGTCTTCCCGGAGAAGGAAATGGTTTTCGAGATTCCCGAAACGACACTTCCTGGGTCTAGTTTCCCCTTGAAGAATGCTCGGGACAAGGACGTTGGCAGCACCGGCTTGCAGAACTATAGCCTTGAGTCCAATTCGCATTTCTCCCTTGCTGTCACAACAAGGAATGATGGTGCAAAATATGCAGAGCTCGTCCTAGACCAGCAGCTGGACCGAGAAGAGAATATGGAGATGAATTTACTCCTGACAGCCACCGACGGAGGCTCGCCACCCAGGTCGGGTACGGCTCTGATTCGGATCGTGGTGCTGGATGCCAATGACAACACCCCAATGTTCAACCAGAAGGTCTATAATTTGCACCTTGCCGAAAACAGTCCCCTGGGCCAGCTGGTGGTCAGAGTTCATGCTACAGATGCCGACGAAGGGTCCAATGGAAAAGTGCAGTACACCTTGACTGAGACATTGGAAGGATATGAGCAGCTCTTCGATCTGAACCCTGACACGGGGGAGATTCGTGTGGCAGGTAATGTGGACTTTGAGGAAATGAAAAAACATGAGATGATGGTGAGAGCCACTGACGGCGGGGGACTGTCTGCACATTGCAAAGTGCAGGTGGAGGTCGTGGACGTAAATGACAACATCCCGGAGATACAGCTGACCTCACACACTGCCTCCGTTCCCGAGGACGCACCACCACGCACACTGGTGGCCCTCTTCAGCGTGCGGGACAGAGACGCCGGCGACAACGGCAGGACAGAGTGCACCATCGAAGGGGACTTGCCCTTCACTCTTACCCCCACCTTCGGCAATTTCTACGAGCTGAGAACCAACGCGGCGCTGGACAGGGAGACGACGGCAGAGTATAACATCAGCATCCGAGCGACGGACTGGGGCCCGCGGCGCCTGAGCTCTCGGCAGAGCCTGTGGGTGCAGGTGTCGGACGTGAACGACAACGCCCCCGCCTTCAGCCAGGAGCTCTACAGCATGTGGGTGACGGAGAACAACAGCCCCATGGTGCGCATCGGCAGCGTGCAGGCCAGCGACGCGGACGCGGGCAGCAACGCGCGCGTGCAGTACGCGCTGGTGCGTGAGGAGGGCGAGGAGCAGCCGGCGGTGTCGGTGAGCTCGGAGAGCGGCGACGTGTACGTGGTGCGCTCGCTGGACTACGAGCGGGTGCGCGCCTTGGAGGTGTGGGTGAGCGCGGCCGACGGCGGCTGGCCGGCGCTGAGCGCGCGGGCGCTGCTGCGCGTGCTGGTGCGCGACGAGAACGACAACGCGCCGGTGGTGCTGCACCCTGGTGCCGAGAGCGGCGCGGGCGCGGGCGAGCTGGTGCCGCGCTGGGCGCCGGCAGGCTAcctggtggccaaggtggtgGCGGTGGACGCGGACGCGGGGCAGAACGCCTGGCTGTCCTACGAGCTGGCCAAGGCCACGGAGCCGGGGCTCTTCCGCCTCGGGCTGCACAGCGGCGAGCTGCGCACGGCGCGGGCCGTGGCCGAGCGCGACGCGCCCCGACACAGGCTCGTCGTGCTCGTGCGAGACCGCGGCCAGCCGCCGCGCTCGGCCAGCGCCACCCTCGCCGTCGCCCTGCTCCACGACTTCTCCGACGCCCATGTGCGCCTCAGCCAGGACGCGCCGCCCGCCGAGCCCCACGACACGCTCACTCTCTACCTCATCGCCTGCCTGGCCTGCGTCTCCGCGCTCTGCCTGGCCACCGGCCTGGCCGCCCTGCTCATGAAGCTGCGGCGGGACAGGCGGAAGCACGACGAGCCCTTGCCCACCTTCCCGACGGCTGTCGCTGAGAGCGACGCAGGCTCCCTGCCCCGCAGCCTTGTCTACGACGTGTGCTTGGCCACCGGCACCCTGAGCAGTGACTTTCACTTCCTCGGTCCGCTCTTGCCCTGCTTCCCTGCCGGGAtgtcccctggccctgctccacagcGGCACTCGATGTGCTCACAAGAGGCATCCAATTTCGGGGAAGGAGTCGACTGTGCTGCACAG ggcagagctccccGTTCTGAAAACGCTGGTCCCAGACCTGCTGAAGCCGCTTGTGCTGCAAACATTGGGGTGGAGCTAAACGTCACTTCTGATCAGAACCCTTGGCTCACACGTCA TACCGGCACACAAAACCAGCTGACAGAGCTGCTCGGGAACGGCAGACGGGAACGCAGCCGGACTGCTCGGAGGCTTGCAGAAGCCTTTCCTCACCATTCCTGA